GTGAAGAGTTGTACTTAGGAAAGAAGAAAAAACCATCATCTAAAATTAGGTTTTCTCAATTTATTCAAGAAAATTGGAAGTTCTTACGAGATGAAAAATATTTTACTAGTGAGGAAAAAGTATTTTTAACGGATTTACAATGTAATGTAAGTATGTACTCTAATGCGATCGTAGATGATGTTAAGAAGAAACTTCCTTGTGCGCTAACTATTGTAACAATTGCCGAGGTTTTGAAAACATCAAGACCAAAAGTTAGTAGAGTAGTTAATTCTTTGATTAAAAAAGGTGTCTTAGCAAAATCGATATCAGGAGATTTTAAAGATAACCAGCAAGCAAAAGATTATGTTTTGTTTGTAAATCCAAACATTATTATTTCAGGTAGTAAAGATGATGTTTCAGAACATTTGGTTTTACAATTCAAAAATGTAATGAGTAAAAATACTGTCTTAAGTAAGTTACCAATTAAATTATTTTAGAGTCGTTTTTACGGCTCTTTTTTTATTTGAATTTATTACCAAGAGTACCGTATCAAATTTGATACGGTACCGTATCAAATTTGATACGCTAATAAAAAGTATGAATTGTTTATATTACTAGTTTTAATCTACTTTTTGTATTTATAACTATCTCATTCTATATATATAGCTAAAAGTTCCGAAAGGAACGGGTCGTATTTTTGAGAAAAACACTCAAAAATCTCCACCCTCTATATAAAAAAGCCGGTTCGTTAATCCTCACCTAAAGGCTAACGCCTTTTCTTTTTTATATAGTCCTTGCAAAACTTTTTTCGGCTCGATTCGCTTTTATCGCCAAGCCGACAGACAAAAAGTAAAGCAATGGTTCTCGACTTGGACTAGCAAGTATACGAGCCGAACCGCTTAGATCATTCGTCTCTAAATAGTTGTTATTCTAAAAATAGATACGTAATACGTGGGGTTTCGCCCCCACACGACGAGCCAGCATTCTAGCCAAAAAGAAAATTTCAAACCAAAAGATCAGAACAAAACCACGTTAAGTAAAAAATAATAAGCTGTCCATATGGAAAGCTTATTTACATGATTTTCGAAAGCGGAAGTTATTTTTAAAAGATAATTGAAAACTCATCTTTAAATTTAAAAAAGAAGGGTTACCTTTTTAAAGAAGGAAAACACTACATAGCAACTGAAAAGCGGCTTAGAACAGAGGGAGGACAAAATATGGCTCAAACTTATTGGGGATCTGAGGTAGCCAAGAACTTAGGGATTGGCTCAAGTACTTTGCGTAAATATTGTCTTGCCCTGGAGGAATCCGGGTATCTTTTCGAGCGCGGCAATAATAATTCTAGAATTTTTTATCATACAGACGTAGCAACTATAGAACGGATAGTAACAGCTATGAACAATAAGAACGTAACACTCGAACAGGTTATAAACCTAGCAATGGCAAGTGTTGAAGGAAATGAGATAGCAACTGTTGTTACAGATAACGTAGCAGATACAGAACACATACAAGCATTAACAGAACGGATAGAACGATTAGAACAACTTAATTTAGAGTTAATTCAAAGATTAGATCAACAAAGTAAACTTTTACAGGAAACTGATGTTCAAAGGATAATAAGAGAAGAACAGAGAGATATTCAATTAATGCAAGTATTAAGAGAAATAGAAGATAGTAAGCGTTTAATAGCAGCTTCAGAACAGAAGAAGTCATTTTGGAGTCGCCTGTTTAGTAAATAAATTAGAATTTAATGATAAAAAAATCCCACTTTTTATTTTACAAAAGATAATGATTGTTTTTTTGTCTATTATTGATAATAATATTTAATTTTTATAGGTTTTTTACTTATACTTGTATGTTTGCGGATTCATAAGTTGTAAGGTGTAAGTGGTTGAAAGATAAGGTTGGTGTGGAAATGAGTAAATTTAAAAAGAAATTTCATATTCCGTGTGAGTGTTTTCTTCCCCCTGTACCTCCACTTCAAATTGGACCAACGGGTCCAACAGGACCAGGTCCTATTGTGAGACTTCAATTTCTTTATGTAGCAAATCCTGGAGATGACACAGTAGAAATTTATGATATTACGAATCCGATAATTCCAGTACGTGTAGGAGAGTTTAATGGTGGGAATTTAGATCAACCTTTAGGAATGGCTATTTTTTCGTTATTTGGTTAGTGAGGTCTATTATAACAACATAATTATTGATAAATCATAGATATATTATTTGAATAAAAGTCTTTCAGAAAATTTGAAGGGATTTTTGTAGGTTTTTAGATATAGGATGTTTTTGCCGATCCCCCGAAAAAACAAGACTATTTTTTTTTTTATCGTTTTTTCATTTTTTGGGTGTGGGAATTTTCCCACACTCTACCCCTTATAAATCTTTGATATTACTGATTTTCTTTACTTTGCTCTTCTCACTCTTATATATAGGGCTAAAAGTTCCGCAAGGAACGGGTCGTATTTTTGAGAAACCCACTCAAAAATCTCCACCCTTTTAGCTTAGCTTTATCCTTGCAAAACTTTTTTTGGCTCGATTTGCTTATATCGCCAAGCCGACAGACAAAAAGTAAAGGAAAGATATGAAAATTTTAGCGAAGCATAGGGAAGAATGTATATCATATTTATGTGAGGTAAATATAACGTCTCATTATTAGTAGCGAACGAAAAAAGCTTATCCTTTCTTATAAAGGATAAGCTTTTTTAAAATTATTCATCAAAATTATAATATAAACAAAGAAAAGAATATTTATATTCTTTATGTTTTACCAATCGTTATGGTGTCTACATTTACAAGAGTCACTACAATGTTTATGTTTCCACCACCAGTCGCTATGGTGTCTACATTTACAAGAGTCATCACAATGTTTATGTTTCCACCAGTCGCTATGGTGTCTACATTTACAAGAGTCATCACAATGTTTATGTTTCCACCAGTCACTATGGTGTCTACATTTACAAGAGTCATCACAATGTTTATGTTTCCACCAGTCACTATGGTGTCTACATTTACAAGAGTCATCACAATGTTTATGTTTCCACCAGTCACTATGGTGTCTACATTTACAAGAGTCATCACAATGTTTATGTTTCCACCAGTCACTATGGTGTCTACATTTACAAGAGTCATCACAATGTTTATGTTTCCACCAGTCACTATGGTGTTTACATTTACAAGAGTTATTACAATGTTTATGTTTCCACCAGTCACAGTCACTATTCCAGCTCATTTTTTATACCTCCTCTCGAATAAGAGTTATATTATTTTATGTTTTAATAAGAAAAAGGTTTGTTTACTAACCTATCATTGTTACGTTCAGAGATTAAAAATAAACAATGTTTAAAAGTTATAGAGAAACTCTCTATGAATATAGAATTTTGTATAAAAAAGTAGTTGTTTTATAATGTTCTATTTTGACAAATTTTAAAAGATAACTGAAAACTTTTCTTTAAATTTGAAAAAGAAGGTGTTACCTTTTTAAAGAAGGAAAACACTATATAGCAACCGAAGAACAGCTTAGAACAGAGGGAGGATAAAAATATGGCTCAAACTTATTGGGGGTCTGAGGTAGCCAAGAACTTAGGGATTGGCTCAAGTACTCTGCGTAAATATTGTCTTGCCCTGGAGGAAGCTGGGTATCCTTTCGAGCGTGGTAACAATAATTCTAGAATTTTTTATCATACAGATGTAGCAACTATAGAACGGCTGATAGCAGCTACGAACAAGAAGAATATAACACTAGAACAGGCTATAAATTCAGTAATGACAAGTGTTGTAGAAAATGAGGTAGCAACTGTTGCTACGGATAGCGTAGCAGCTTCAGAACACATAAAAGTATTAGCAGAACGTATAGAACGATTAGAACAACTTAATTTAGAGTTAATTCAAAGATTGGATCAACAAAGTAAACTTTTACAGGAAACCGATGTTCAAAGGATAATAAGAGAAGAACAGAGAGATATTCAATTAATGCAAGTATTAAGAGAAATAGAAGATAGTAAGCGTTTAATAGCAGCTTCAGAACAGAAGAAATCATTTTGGAGTCGTCTGTTTGGTAAATAAATTTAGAATTTAATGATGAATTATGGTTATTAGGTTTGTACAATTTTTTTATTTAATATTTAAAGAAAGATGTGCAATTTGCACATCTTTCTTTATAAGAGAGGTCGGTCAATTAAAGTAGTGAATTCTAATTCATGAACGTGGTCATCATCTAATGTAGTTGTTCCGTTGATAAAATGTATATGCTTTCCATTACCGACAGGGATAGCAGGGCCTGTTGTTATTGCTACTTCATGATGATGATTAAAAAAATCAGTATTAACAAATATTGTATGTACATGACTATTGCCCATTGGTATTACTTCACTAGTAACACCTGCAAAACGATGATTATGTCTGTCATCACATTCTTCCGCTAACTTAGTACTAGCTGTAAATTCATGTACATGTGTTTGGATTTCACATTCTTCTACGGTGTTTGTATTATTTTGTTCTTTTGATTTTGGAATATCCTTATCTGATGGATGTTTACTCATGAAAGAACTACCTCCTTTTAGATAAATCTATTTTTAATATGTTATTTGAATTAATAATGTTGTATGTCAGTAAATTATTATTAATTATTTCTTTTCAATTTTTGATAATGATAATTTCTTTTTGCACCAGAATTATTGGTTAAACATATCTTGTAATATTGAAATGAGTTGCGCTCACTTATTTCAATATTACAAGATATGTTTAAGTAGATGGGTTTGGAAAAATAAATATTTTTCTTAATAGTTTAAAACAAAGAAGCACTCAAAATGAGTGCTTCTTTGTTTTAAACTTGTACTTGTTGTACTTGTAAAACTTTTAAAGTAAGATCTAGTACAATTTTTTCACGAAGAGTATCAAATGGTTCATTTAAGTTTGTTGGACAAGGAGAAAAGTCTAATTCATAGAAGTTAGCGCTGACTAATTCGCAATATGGTTGTTCGTTATAAAAAACTGCATTTTCGAAGAAGTATTTGTCTAGACGTGGTAAATCACCATCTTTAGGATTAATAAAGTGAGAAGTAGTGTCTGAGGAAGCTGCTATTAAAGCTTGTGATAGAAAATCAGTTCCTGATAAATCTGCAAATCCATTAAAATTAACATTTGCAATACGGTCATATAGAACTCCATTACACTCATCATTTGCATATTCAATATTTTTACGAATATATCCTTGTACAAATAATTTTGCTCTTGTAACTCGGCGGAAATTTGTACCTGGTACTGGAGTAAATGCTACAGGAACCAATTTACATTGTGTTAAAAATACGTTTTTTAAGACACGTTTAATCTCAGTTGCTGGAGGATCTAATGAAATATCAGATTCTACAACAATTTGAATCGTTCTTTCTGCTAATACAACTGGTATTTTTACAATTGGTGCCCCTGGAGTAAGAATTGGTGTTGCAGGTGCATCATTTAATGGTGTTTGGGTTTGTCCTGTAACTTGACATGGTACATTAATTGGACATTGTTCACTCATATTATCTAATCACCCTTTTTAATTTATTTTAGATTTTTAAAACTTTTCCATGTTAATATATTCGTTTTTTTTATTTGTGTATGAGCTTGTATAATAGTTTTTGAAATTTATTTATTGAAGTTTATTAATAAAATACAGACAATAATCTATGATTATCAGTATTTTATTAATAGTCGATGCTTTTATGAGGCATATTTGTCTATGAAATTTTATTAATAATATATGTAAGCAAGAAAAAATGTTTTGTATTAATAAGATTATAGAAAGGGAACAGTTAGTAAAATGTGGATTCACAATGATATAAACCTATCTCTTGATATACATCTGCTGTTTTAACAATGTTAAGATATTTGAGACAAGTCATAGGAGATATTATGAAGTCTTTGTTTTTAAGGTTTTACTTTTGTATCAATAGGATTTACTCTATTGAGACGTACTGGGAAATATTGATGCACATTTGAATGAAAAAGTATCTTAGGATAGCTGGTTTTTAATTGGTTTTTTTAATTCTGGTGGAATATATAGTAACTATGTTTTTAAGTTGAAATTAGAGTGAGATAAATAAAATGTCGAATTTATAAGAATTTTGTGATTATTTGTTGATTTATGTTATTTTTAATGTTAAACTCATAACAACAAAGAAAGAGTAAACAAAAACCCTTAGCGATTAAATTTTCAGAATTTTTAGTCTTATCGGTCAGTTTACTCCATTTAATTGACATGTTTGAGTATTGCTTTTCCACTCTTTCTTTGTTTTACCCTATAAAAGAAAGCAACCTGTTTTCATACAAGTTGTTTTCTTTTGTAAAAAATTAATTTGTTATTTTAATAACAGTTGTGATTAGTATTTTAAAAGTTATTATGATTTATGAGGGGGGCACTGGTTAATAAATTGGATATTTAGTATTACAATGGAGTAAATTGAGAAAGAGGTGAAAACCAAGAAATTTGGATTCAGTTTTTTAATTTTGGAAAAGGAAGAATAGTAGTGGACATACAATTACAATAAGGGAATGCAGTATAGATCAGTATACATGCATTCCCTTTTTATGAATATGTTATGTTTTTAATATAGAAAAAGTAAAAAGAAGCATCTATTTATAGATGCTTCTTTTTTAGTCAGTTTGAATGAATTGGAATTTTGTTGAAAGTATTGCTTTTACTTTACGTTAAGAAGTTATGATAAACGGTATTTAATGATTTTTATGGTACTTTTTTTGTAATAAATAAAGTTCCATAAACAATCGGTTGGTTTCGCTTTTTATGCTGAAATCCTTTTTATATCAAGGGTTACAGACTTAGCGTAAGGAATCTGGGGAATATTGGTGTTACCCCTTAATAGATTTTTTTGTTATTTGATAGGTAAATATAATAAGAATTAAGGACGCCCTTTGCATCCAAATGATGATGATCCCTGACCAATCAGATTACAATAAAGATCATCTAACCAGCCTCGCTCTGCATATGTAACTCCAGAATCTTTTGTATTCACTTCATTTGCACTTACTGTAATTCCCCCACTAAATAACATTAATACTGAAGCTGCACTTAAAGCTAATGATTTAAACATAAAATTTCCCCTTTTTTCTATGATTTTACAGAAAGAATAGCATGTTTTTTACTTTGTTAGATTGATAGAAATGTGATGCTATCCCTTAACGGATTTTTTGTTATTTATCTCCATTTTACGCATCCCGTTGGAGAACCGAACAACTCACACTTAAGATCATCCCAAAAACCGTATTGTGCAATTTCAGCATTTTTTGTATTCACTTTATTTGCACTAGCTGTAATTCCCCCACTAAATAACATTAATACTGAAGCTGCACTTAAAGCTAATGATTTAAACATAAAATTTCCCCTTTTCTGATTTTTTAGATTACAAAAAAATTCTAAACCATTTAACTCGATATGTAAATAATTTAAATAAAAGTTATAAAAAGGATGTTATCAAATAAAAAATTTATATTTTTGGGTTTATCTCCTTTTCGTGAAGGGAATAACCAGGTATTTATTTATGGTGTTTTGAATGTATACTTTTGTGGTTAACTTTGAGGATGTTAGGGTGATTGGGATAAAGTCAACATTTTAGGCATTTTGAATGTAAATTAATATTTAAAAGTTTACTTTCAATAATAATAAAAAAAGTCCCTTAATAATGCTAAAGGGACTTTGCTCACACAAATGATCTGCACATCAATTTATTTTTGATATATAGATCATTTGTATGATAATTTTTATAAATAATTGTGGAATAGTGAACTTACATAAATGCTTTTATAAGTTCTTGAACTAATGGAAGTGCTGCACCTACAAATTTTAAAACTGCCATTGCGATTGTCATATTATTTCCTCCTTTTTTTTCGTATTAAGATGTGGTGAATCTTTATATTTTTATTATAGTAAGCGCTTACAATTATATCAATGTATTTTTATATGCAATATTGCATATGGATGAGGTAACGAAATATCACATTTTCTCATTAAGGAACCCTATGTTTTTAGGATTCTTTTTTAGTTTCTGATAATATTGTTTTAGTTGAATGTAGATTTAAAAGATTTAGAAAGAATTTAAATATGTGAACCATTAGTTTACATCTATTAGACTAATGGTTTCTTTATTGATTACGGTTTTATATGTAATGATTTCTTAGAGGT
This genomic interval from Bacillus clarus contains the following:
- a CDS encoding MarR family transcriptional regulator, with protein sequence EELYLGKKKKPSSKIRFSQFIQENWKFLRDEKYFTSEEKVFLTDLQCNVSMYSNAIVDDVKKKLPCALTIVTIAEVLKTSRPKVSRVVNSLIKKGVLAKSISGDFKDNQQAKDYVLFVNPNIIISGSKDDVSEHLVLQFKNVMSKNTVLSKLPIKLF
- a CDS encoding DUF3967 domain-containing protein, producing the protein MAQTYWGSEVAKNLGIGSSTLRKYCLALEESGYLFERGNNNSRIFYHTDVATIERIVTAMNNKNVTLEQVINLAMASVEGNEIATVVTDNVADTEHIQALTERIERLEQLNLELIQRLDQQSKLLQETDVQRIIREEQRDIQLMQVLREIEDSKRLIAASEQKKSFWSRLFSK
- a CDS encoding DUF3967 domain-containing protein, translating into MAQTYWGSEVAKNLGIGSSTLRKYCLALEEAGYPFERGNNNSRIFYHTDVATIERLIAATNKKNITLEQAINSVMTSVVENEVATVATDSVAASEHIKVLAERIERLEQLNLELIQRLDQQSKLLQETDVQRIIREEQRDIQLMQVLREIEDSKRLIAASEQKKSFWSRLFGK
- a CDS encoding YmaF family protein, with translation MSKHPSDKDIPKSKEQNNTNTVEECEIQTHVHEFTASTKLAEECDDRHNHRFAGVTSEVIPMGNSHVHTIFVNTDFFNHHHEVAITTGPAIPVGNGKHIHFINGTTTLDDDHVHELEFTTLIDRPLL
- a CDS encoding CsxC family protein → MSEQCPINVPCQVTGQTQTPLNDAPATPILTPGAPIVKIPVVLAERTIQIVVESDISLDPPATEIKRVLKNVFLTQCKLVPVAFTPVPGTNFRRVTRAKLFVQGYIRKNIEYANDECNGVLYDRIANVNFNGFADLSGTDFLSQALIAASSDTTSHFINPKDGDLPRLDKYFFENAVFYNEQPYCELVSANFYELDFSPCPTNLNEPFDTLREKIVLDLTLKVLQVQQVQV